In Vogesella indigofera, a single window of DNA contains:
- a CDS encoding alpha/beta hydrolase, with protein sequence MHSQPPHQSPSLPTQQPSALRQDAASGLLYRVLQADTATAPQLLLLLLHGVGGNEGQLTALGQQLDARVRVVLVQAPLAFGPGQFGWFQVSFGAQGPAINPAQAEASRQQLQRLVTSLQADSGLGAAQTVVAGFSQGGIMSAGLALTSPQLVGGFGLLSGRILPEIAPLLAAPQDLATLAGFISHGEFDDKLPLAWAEKAERWLNELGVPHQLQRYPAGHQLTAAMVQDFCHWLAARWLH encoded by the coding sequence ATGCACAGCCAGCCACCCCACCAGTCCCCGTCCCTGCCCACGCAACAGCCATCGGCACTGCGCCAGGATGCCGCCTCCGGCCTGCTCTACCGCGTGCTGCAGGCCGACACGGCCACCGCGCCACAACTGTTGCTGCTGCTGTTGCATGGCGTGGGCGGCAACGAGGGACAGCTGACCGCGCTCGGGCAACAGCTGGATGCCCGGGTCAGGGTGGTGCTGGTGCAGGCGCCGCTAGCTTTCGGCCCCGGCCAGTTCGGCTGGTTCCAGGTCAGCTTTGGCGCGCAAGGGCCGGCTATCAATCCGGCGCAGGCGGAAGCCAGCCGCCAGCAGCTGCAACGACTGGTGACCAGCCTGCAGGCGGACAGCGGACTGGGCGCCGCGCAGACGGTGGTCGCCGGCTTCAGCCAGGGCGGCATCATGAGTGCCGGTCTGGCGCTGACCTCGCCGCAGCTGGTCGGCGGCTTCGGCCTGCTGTCCGGCCGCATTCTGCCGGAAATCGCGCCGCTGCTGGCCGCGCCACAGGATCTGGCGACGCTGGCCGGTTTCATTTCTCACGGCGAGTTCGACGACAAGCTGCCGCTGGCGTGGGCAGAAAAAGCCGAGCGCTGGCTGAACGAGCTGGGCGTGCCACACCAGCTGCAGCGCTATCCGGCCGGCCACCAGCTGACCGCAGCGATGGTGCAGGACTTCTGCCACTGGCTGGCCGCGCGCTGGCTACACTGA
- a CDS encoding LysR substrate-binding domain-containing protein — MPRRNLPLYALSLFEAAARHQSFTRAADELCLTQGAVSKQMAQLEAHLGYPLFHRYARSLKLSVQGECLLGYVQQALGLLDKGVAEAAAASPPLRLKAPSCIARWLLQQLRAFADEAPEISVQLSGVHAHDIDFARENYDLAIVYRPLASAGERGVVLFAERLTPVLAPSLLAQVGRKLDSPAALAAYPLLHPSADRRDWRQWLQANGERQPALMAGTVFDTLDQAMNAALQGFGVTLGDVTLLAEELKSGQAIAPFTSCLDSGYGYVLLLPEQAPAAAALRLQQWFQQRIAPEA; from the coding sequence CCCGTCACCAGAGCTTCACCCGCGCCGCCGACGAGCTGTGCCTGACCCAGGGCGCGGTCAGCAAGCAGATGGCGCAGCTGGAGGCGCACCTGGGCTACCCGCTGTTCCACCGCTACGCGCGCAGCCTGAAACTGTCGGTGCAGGGCGAATGCCTGCTTGGCTACGTGCAGCAGGCGCTGGGCCTGCTCGACAAGGGCGTGGCGGAGGCGGCGGCGGCCAGCCCGCCGTTGCGGCTGAAGGCGCCCAGCTGCATCGCACGCTGGTTATTGCAGCAGTTGCGGGCCTTTGCCGACGAGGCGCCGGAGATCAGCGTGCAGCTCAGCGGCGTGCACGCCCACGACATCGACTTTGCCCGCGAAAACTACGACCTGGCCATCGTCTATCGCCCGCTGGCCAGCGCCGGCGAACGCGGTGTGGTGCTGTTCGCCGAACGGCTGACGCCGGTGCTGGCACCGTCGCTGCTGGCACAGGTTGGCCGCAAACTGGACAGCCCGGCGGCGCTGGCCGCCTATCCGCTGTTGCACCCGTCCGCCGACCGTCGCGACTGGCGGCAATGGCTGCAGGCCAACGGCGAGCGGCAACCGGCGCTGATGGCCGGCACCGTGTTCGACACCCTCGACCAGGCAATGAATGCGGCGCTGCAGGGCTTCGGCGTCACCCTCGGCGACGTCACCCTGCTGGCGGAAGAGCTGAAAAGCGGGCAGGCGATCGCGCCGTTCACCAGCTGTCTGGACAGCGGTTATGGCTACGTGCTGCTGCTGCCGGAACAGGCGCCGGCGGCTGCGGCGTTGCGGCTGCAGCAGTGGTTCCAGCAACGCATCGCGCCCGAGGCCTGA
- the rpoD gene encoding RNA polymerase sigma factor RpoD: protein MAASPDIKKQNNEPATEPMSIEEQRKRLRMLIALGKERGYLTYAEINDHLPEDVSDTEQIENIVTMIGGLGIQVYDEAPDAETLLMSDSTPAVADEDAVEEAEAALSSVDAEFGRTTDPVRMYMREMGSVELLTREGEIVIAKRIEEGLKNMIQAISACPGSVAQVLGLIAKVEAGEMRIDEIIEGIIDPNAEEATEEVPFAEPASDEELDEDEEEESEEDEEANQARINEANLEELKQQALAHFAEVRTLYDQLLKTLAKHGFGSKQYNEVQDAISAQFMLVRFSTRQIESLCESLRSSVNDIRKLEREILDICVSRVRMDRKHFVSQFPGNECNLDWVEREIAAGKPWSDVLSRFKYAIIEKQSKIAELQTLSMLTINELKEINRQMSSGETKARLAKREMIEANLRLVISIAKKYTNRGLQFLDLIQEGNIGLMKAVDKFEYRRGYKFSTYATWWIRQAITRSIADQARTIRIPVHMIETINKMNRISRQILQETGREPDPAELAEKMEMPEDKIRKIMKISKEPISMETPIGDDDDSHLGDFIEDSVTVAPAEAAMYSSLRDATKEVLDSLTPREAKVLRMRFGIDMNTDHTLEEVGKQFDVTRERIRQIEAKALRKLRHPTRSERLRSFLDNEPGNQ from the coding sequence ATGGCGGCTTCTCCCGACATCAAGAAACAGAATAACGAACCGGCAACCGAGCCAATGAGCATCGAAGAACAGCGCAAGCGGCTTCGTATGCTCATTGCCTTGGGCAAAGAGCGTGGCTATCTCACCTACGCCGAGATCAACGACCACCTGCCCGAGGACGTCTCCGACACCGAGCAGATCGAGAACATCGTCACCATGATTGGCGGCCTGGGCATCCAGGTCTATGACGAGGCACCGGACGCAGAAACCCTGCTGATGTCCGACTCGACGCCGGCGGTGGCCGATGAAGACGCGGTGGAAGAAGCGGAAGCCGCGCTGTCGTCCGTGGACGCCGAATTCGGCCGCACCACCGACCCGGTACGCATGTACATGCGCGAAATGGGCTCGGTCGAGCTGCTGACGCGCGAGGGCGAAATCGTCATCGCCAAGCGTATCGAAGAAGGCCTGAAGAACATGATTCAGGCCATCTCGGCGTGCCCGGGCTCCGTGGCACAGGTACTCGGCCTGATCGCCAAGGTTGAAGCCGGCGAGATGCGCATCGACGAGATCATCGAAGGCATCATCGACCCGAACGCCGAAGAAGCCACCGAAGAAGTCCCGTTCGCCGAGCCGGCCTCCGACGAGGAGCTGGACGAGGACGAAGAGGAAGAAAGCGAAGAGGACGAAGAAGCCAACCAGGCGCGCATCAACGAAGCCAATCTGGAAGAGTTGAAGCAGCAGGCACTGGCCCACTTCGCCGAAGTCCGCACCCTCTACGACCAGCTGCTGAAAACGCTGGCCAAGCACGGCTTTGGCAGCAAGCAGTACAACGAGGTGCAGGACGCGATTTCCGCTCAGTTCATGCTGGTGCGCTTCTCCACCCGCCAGATCGAGAGCCTGTGCGAGAGCCTGCGCAGCAGCGTCAACGACATCCGCAAGCTGGAACGTGAAATCCTCGACATCTGCGTCAGCCGTGTGCGCATGGACCGCAAGCACTTCGTCAGCCAGTTCCCGGGCAACGAGTGCAATCTGGACTGGGTCGAGCGCGAAATCGCGGCCGGCAAACCATGGTCCGACGTGCTGTCGCGCTTCAAGTACGCGATCATCGAGAAGCAGAGCAAGATTGCCGAGCTGCAGACGCTGTCGATGCTGACCATCAACGAGCTGAAGGAAATCAATCGCCAGATGTCGTCCGGCGAGACCAAAGCTCGCCTCGCCAAGCGCGAAATGATCGAGGCCAACCTGCGTCTGGTGATCTCCATCGCCAAGAAGTACACCAACCGCGGCCTGCAGTTCCTCGATCTGATCCAGGAAGGCAACATCGGCCTGATGAAGGCGGTGGACAAGTTCGAATACCGTCGCGGCTACAAGTTCTCGACCTACGCCACCTGGTGGATCCGTCAGGCGATTACCCGTTCCATCGCCGACCAGGCACGTACCATCCGCATTCCGGTACACATGATCGAAACCATCAACAAGATGAATCGTATCAGCCGTCAGATCCTGCAGGAAACCGGTCGCGAACCCGACCCGGCCGAACTAGCAGAGAAGATGGAAATGCCGGAAGACAAGATCCGCAAGATCATGAAGATTTCCAAAGAGCCGATCTCGATGGAAACCCCGATTGGTGACGATGACGACTCCCATCTGGGCGACTTCATCGAGGATTCGGTCACCGTGGCACCGGCGGAAGCGGCGATGTACTCCAGCCTGCGTGATGCGACCAAGGAAGTGCTGGACTCGCTGACCCCACGCGAAGCCAAGGTCCTGCGCATGCGCTTCGGTATCGACATGAATACCGACCACACGCTGGAAGAAGTCGGCAAACAGTTTGACGTGACGCGCGAGCGGATTCGCCAGATCGAAGCCAAGGCACTGCGCAAGCTGCGCCACCCGACCCGTTCCGAGCGCCTGCGCAGCTTCCTCGACAACGAGCCGGGCAACCAGTAA